A portion of the Bacillota bacterium genome contains these proteins:
- a CDS encoding SIS domain-containing protein, with protein MTEAGKEAVGPKSGMTGGAATDAPASAAESYWDAVENLWQEVRAAESAALQRAARTVAEAVMAGRNIWAFGATHSSLLTGELVYRAGGLAIINPIFAPGLTVNERPLPRTSTLEHLSGYAEVVLSGVPVGEGDVLLVFSTSGRNAVPVEMAMAARSRGATVVAFTSKRYAVVAPPDDPPGRYLHDVADIVVDTHVPVGDAAVVVAGMDMPVGPASTVVGALLANGLVCQVVEDLAQRGVRPPVFVSGNVPGGTEANRQTLTAYRGRIHYM; from the coding sequence ATGACAGAAGCAGGTAAGGAAGCGGTCGGGCCAAAATCCGGGATGACCGGCGGGGCTGCAACGGACGCCCCGGCAAGCGCAGCGGAAAGCTATTGGGATGCCGTTGAAAACCTGTGGCAAGAGGTTCGGGCAGCCGAAAGCGCCGCGCTGCAACGTGCCGCTCGCACGGTTGCCGAGGCCGTCATGGCCGGGCGCAACATCTGGGCGTTCGGGGCGACCCACTCCAGCCTGCTGACCGGGGAACTCGTGTACCGGGCCGGCGGCCTGGCAATCATCAACCCCATCTTCGCCCCAGGCCTCACGGTAAACGAACGCCCGCTCCCCCGCACCTCAACCCTCGAACACCTGTCTGGCTATGCCGAAGTGGTACTCTCGGGCGTTCCGGTGGGCGAGGGCGACGTGCTGCTCGTTTTCTCGACATCGGGGCGCAACGCGGTTCCCGTGGAGATGGCGATGGCCGCCCGCTCCCGGGGCGCGACGGTCGTTGCCTTTACGTCAAAGAGGTATGCCGTCGTCGCGCCGCCCGACGACCCGCCAGGGCGATATCTGCATGACGTGGCGGACATCGTCGTCGACACACACGTTCCCGTGGGCGATGCCGCCGTGGTGGTCGCCGGGATGGACATGCCGGTAGGCCCGGCATCGACCGTCGTTGGCGCTCTTCTCGCGAACGGGCTGGTCTGCCAGGTCGTCGAAGATCTGGCGCAACGGGGCGTCAGGCCGCCGGTGTTCGTGAGCGGCAACGTGCCGGGCGGCACTGAGGCGAACCGCCAGACCCTCACAGCCTACCGGGGCCGCATCCATTACATGTAG